Proteins encoded within one genomic window of Anastrepha ludens isolate Willacy chromosome 4, idAnaLude1.1, whole genome shotgun sequence:
- the LOC128860912 gene encoding pickpocket protein 28 yields the protein MESEEKKEMQKEASVSSLPAALQWKRAALMAKTAAASRENIDDDSDAEDVDTKQQIKYGNRCQAACGILKEYCDYSTIHGFRYLGETKRPRWERLFWVFVLIFSIYTCVTLILNIWDKWNNNPVIVSFAEKSTPVWQIPFPTVTVCTETKGRQTVFNFTEIYWKISDKLNNITDVDLTDEESLRMEALAQVCDAHLLTDLKFGHETASGAEVVDALGAVTPQFNETYLNCKWRNFPEKCQQIFQKFITEEGVCYSFNSLNAREIYRPEGIIKEMLFQTENRTATDWNVEDGYSSNADPETYPERVLGPGARAGLYMVLNGFEQDFDNLCRGPVQGFKIILHTPGEVAQISKQYFRIPFDQEVLISIKPKIITTSEGLRHYEPHRRQCYFQKERHLRYFQIYTQSNCELECLSNFTLTRCGCVKFSMPHTPETPVCGAINVKCINQAEDELLLKEFNQGAETAEENVRGRTECDCLPSCTSIAYEAEISQSDFDYKLVANAFKQEETESFMANNKMSRVSIFFKEAQFLTSRRSELYGTTDFLANCGGLLGLFMGVSILSIVEISYFCSVRLCTNLRMRHARRKELEKDQETVKEA from the exons ATGGAGTcggaagaaaaaaaggaaatgcaGAAAGAAGCATCAGTGAGCAGTTTACCTGCTGCTTTACAGTG GAAACGTGCTGCTCTGATGGCTAAAACTGCTGCCGCTTCCAGAGAAAACATCGACGATGACAGCGATGCGGAGGATGTAGACACAAAGCAACAGATTAAATATGGCAACAGATGTCAGGCTGCATGCGGCATATTGAAAGAGTACTGTGATTATAGTACCATTCATGGTTTCCGGTATTTGGGCGAAACAAAGCGACCTCGTTGGGAAAG gCTCTTCTGGGTGTTTGTGCTAATTTTCTCCATTTACACTTGCGTTACGTTGATACTGAATATTTGGGATAAATGGAATAACAATCCGGTGATTGTATCGTTTGCTGAGAAATCTACGCCTGTTTGGCAAATACCATTTCCAACGGTAACAGTTTGCACCGAAACAAAAGGAAGGCAAACTGTTTTCAATTTCACTGAAATCTATTGGAAAATCTCCGATAAACTCAATAATATTACCGACGTTGATTTGACGGATGAGGA GAGCCTGCGCATGGAAGCATTAGCGCAGGTGTGCGATGCACATTTATTGACCGATTTGAAATTTGGACACGAAACGGCCTCAGGTGCCGAGGTTGTGGACGCTTTGGGTGCAGTAACGCCGCAATTCaatgaaacatatttaaattgtaAATGGCGTAATTTTCCCGAAAAGTGCCaacaaatatttcagaaattcaTAACCGAAGAGGGGGTGTGTTATAGTTTCAATTCGCTTAATGCAAGGGAGATCTACCGGCCGGAGGG CATAATTAAGGAAATGCTTTTCCAAACGGAAAATCGCACTGCTACAGATTGGAATGTAGAAGATGGTTATAGCTCCAATGCCGATCCTGAAACGTATCCAGAACGTGTGCTAGGTCCTGGTGCACGTGCTGGCCTTTATATGGTTTTGAATGGCTTCGAACaggattttgataatttgtgtCGCGGTCCAGTGCAGGGTTTTAAG ATCATTTTGCATACACCCGGCGAGGTTGCACAGATATCAAAGCAATATTTTCGTATACCCTTCGATCAGGAGGTTTTGATTTCAATCAAACCAAAAATTATAACTACATCGGAGGGCTTGCGTCACTATGAGCCACATAG ACGCCAATGCTATTTCCAAAAGGAACGCCATTTGCGCTACTTCCAAATTTATACGCAAAGCAATTGCGAACTTGAATGTTTATCGAATTTTACGCTCACCAGATGTGGCTGTGTCAAATTTTCAATGCCTC ACACGCCGGAAACACCAGTTTGTGGCGCCATAAATGTGAAATGTATCAATCAAGCCGAGGATGAGCTGTTGCTGAAGGAATTCAATCAGGGCGCTGAAACGGCAGAAGAAAATGTACGTGGACGCACTGAATGTGATTGTTTGCCCTCCTGTACTTCGATTGCATATGAGGCTGAAATTTCCCAATCCGATTTCGATTATAAGCTAGTGGCAAACGCATTCAAGCAGGAAGAAACGGAAAGTTTTATGGCGAA CAACAAAATGTCACGCGTCTCGATATTCTTTAAAGAAGCACAATTTCTAACCTCTAGACGCTCAGAGTTATATGGCACCACCGACTTTCTGGCTAACTGTGGTGGTTTATTGGGACTTTTCATGGGCGTTTCCATACTGAGTATAGTGGAAATTTCATATTTCTGCTCTGTACGGCTATGTACAAATTTGCGTATGCGTCACGCGAGGCGCAAAGAACTGGAAAAAGATCAAGAAACAGTAAAGGAGGCCTag